A single window of Primulina tabacum isolate GXHZ01 unplaced genomic scaffold, ASM2559414v2 Contig940, whole genome shotgun sequence DNA harbors:
- the LOC142535327 gene encoding F-box protein At4g35930-like — MGWVKPPNPLNRDNPPALEAYDQTKIKKLNLQPLKPNGSNMLKGGGKGVWIGSPHSPKAPKHGPRPPSRLKCTEMRQIAAVLFQESPFSSKCLVPSFLPKPVCKSLASNRALFYEDELCQAVAQNNLR, encoded by the exons ATGGGGTGGGTGAAACCACCAAACCCCTTGAATCGTGATAACCCACCTGCATTAGAAGCGTACGATCAAACCAAAATCAAGAAATTGAATCTACAACCACTCAAaccaaatggttccaatatgcT CAAGGGAGGTGGAAAAGGAGTGTGGATTGGCAGTCCTCACTCACCCAAGGCACCTAAGCATGGCCCTCGTCCCCCTTCTCGTCTAAAATGCACTGAGATGCGCCAAATTGCAGCTGTTCTCTTCCAAGAATCCCCATTTTCTTCAAAATGTTTGGTGCCATCCTTTTTGCCGAAACCTGTCTGCAAATCCTTGGCTTCTAATAGAGCCCTATTCTACGAGGATGAACTGTGCCAAGCGGTTGCGCAAAACAATCTTCGTTGA
- the LOC142535330 gene encoding la-related protein 1C-like, with translation MATASDSSASVQSVNSVIDRHSRLASPCSCSSISDQKHVLPSEIFLNQLIAPPASFLAEDGQAEGSENVGVTKKCVWNNPANGVAPQVGALMGTASWPDFSKSARASTKASSSSTDSLEELSHEPIILSQGTSVDSWSSQEVATNSASNHESPIRQCSPELGGDRTSHRNITANGSFSQAPNSHSSVVEASPFKPVKSSISSGVSPRDNTRWDVGQRGGSHSGHEPHHPRGPFRRNNSGPQLQGNGSSNHGHGSKRYQERWIDDWSYNHQSFGSRVNLAPQQSVASRPFIRGPVSSAPFIPPPPPVGARPYGPPVFYNDASSFTYFALGPHPGSPGHMPMFPYAPMSSPIPDPHLPSKIVKQIDYYFCDDNLVKDTYLRQKMDVDGWVPINLIASFKKIRELTDNVQLILDALRASNVVEIQGEKVRRKGNWRKWIMPTFLYST, from the exons ATGGCTACTGCTTCTGACTCCTCCGCCTCTGTTCAATCTGTAAATTCTGTTATTGATCGCCATTCACGGCTCGCGTCGCCTTGTTCATGTTCGAGTATCTCTGATCAGAAGCACGTTTTGCCTTCTGAAATTTTCCTAAACCAATTAATCGCACCACCTGCTAGTTTCTTGGCCGAGGATGGTCAGGCTGAGGGAAGTGAGAATGTTGGTGTAACCAAGAAGTGTGTTTGGAACAATCCTGCTAATGGTGTTGCTCCGCAGGTTGGTGCTTTGATGGGGACAGCATCTTGGCCTGATTTCTCCAAATCAGCTCGTGCTTCCACGAAGGCTTCTTCGAGTTCGACTGATTCTCTTGAAGAACTCTCTCACGAACCAATCATTCTGTCACAG GGGACGTCAGTTGACTCTTGGTCTTCACAGGAAGTAGCAACAAATTCAGCTTCGAACCATGAATCTCCTATCCGCCAGTGTTCTCCGGAGCTAGGTGGTGACAGGACAAGTCACAGAAACATAACAGCCAACGGCAGCTTTTCTCAAGCACCAAATTCACACAGTTCTGTGGTTGAAGCGTCTCCTTTTAAGCCAGTGAAGTCCAGCATCTCTTCGGGGGTATCTCCTAGGGACAACACACGTTGGGATGTTGGACAGAGAGGAGGATCTCACAGTGGGCATGAGCCACACCATCCGCGTGGTCCTTTTAGAAGGAACAACAGTGGACCGCAACTTCAAGGGAATGGTTCTTCTAATCATGGCCATGGTAGCAAACGATACCAGGAACGTTGGATTGATGATTGGAGCTATAACCATCAATCTTTTGGCAGCAGAGTAAACCTTGCACCCCAGCAGAGTGTCGCCTCTCGGCCCTTCATACGTGGTCCAGTTTCAAGTGCTCCTTTTATTCCTCCACCTCCCCCTGTGGGTGCGCGGCCCTATGGTCCCCCAGTGTTCTACAATG ATGCTTCATCTTTTACGTATTTTGCTCTTGGACCCCACCCAGGTTCACCCGGGCACATGCCTATGTTTCCATATGCACCAATGTCGTCTCCCATACCTGATCCTCACTTGCCTTCCAAAATTGTGAAAcagatagattattatttttg TGATGATAATTTGGTGAAGGACACATATTTGCGCCAGAAAATGGATGTGGATGGATGGGTTCCCATAAACTTAATAGCAAGCTTTAAGAAA ATTAGGGAGCTGACAGACAATGTCCAACTTATATTGGATGCTTTGCGAGCTTCGAATGTGGTGGAAATACAG GGAGAAAAGGTGAGGAGGAAGGGTAATTGGAGAAAATGGATAATGCCAACCTTCTTGTATTCTACATGA